One segment of bacterium DNA contains the following:
- a CDS encoding HEAT repeat domain-containing protein — protein MKIDKTLITLVIFVLLSSCNIKMPVVGKLPPRETIIKYCWQTFEFGLKDKNEFIRTNTIRTLGRIGNRTAIDALGSFDYGWKPVAVKTCALTLAQIHDSAAFYSLRHFADSKDFMIREYVVVGIARMSDLFPDTLVARYLNKMMYSVDSIAVDTLLYDSAEISQDKFELRAKIGMALLKVGDRSGQTYTKSLAKNRSLQFRISIAKVIGEINPPNSLDLLLPFLKDSSSYVRSKALESLIKIKPNDIESRLRHILASDKAEDMQVNAAIGLMKYDELTSVNLLLKLLDSGDEDVLSRIILALGEVKSKPARDKVIPLLRSLTTQPSDWVRISSVASLGNLKDYESIDIIESALNDPSQEVREISVGVLSRLKGKLMLEDLKKLINDDTYSMRSVAISGLGSIEDETLQNEVILPLLLDRLKNDGELIVRVRAAFTILDILSGGKYTKQNDTKTD, from the coding sequence ATGAAGATTGACAAAACACTGATTACGCTTGTTATTTTCGTTCTGTTATCATCCTGCAATATTAAGATGCCGGTTGTAGGGAAACTCCCTCCCCGCGAAACGATCATCAAATACTGTTGGCAAACGTTTGAATTCGGACTGAAAGATAAAAACGAATTTATCCGAACAAATACCATTCGTACTTTGGGGCGCATTGGAAATCGGACGGCGATCGATGCGCTGGGTTCTTTCGATTATGGCTGGAAACCGGTCGCCGTCAAGACGTGCGCGCTAACTTTAGCGCAAATCCACGACAGTGCAGCTTTTTACAGCCTGCGACATTTTGCTGATTCAAAGGATTTTATGATAAGGGAATACGTCGTTGTCGGAATTGCGCGGATGTCCGATCTATTTCCCGATACGTTGGTTGCGCGCTATCTGAATAAAATGATGTATAGCGTGGACAGTATTGCAGTTGACACTCTATTGTATGATTCGGCTGAAATTTCACAGGATAAATTCGAACTTCGGGCAAAGATCGGGATGGCTTTGCTTAAAGTCGGCGACAGGTCCGGTCAAACGTATACGAAATCTCTGGCAAAAAACCGTTCCCTTCAGTTCCGGATTTCAATTGCGAAAGTTATTGGAGAAATTAATCCGCCCAATTCGTTAGATTTGCTGTTACCGTTTTTGAAAGATTCATCCTCCTATGTTCGCTCCAAAGCTCTGGAATCGTTGATTAAGATTAAGCCAAACGACATCGAATCGCGGCTGCGACACATTTTAGCGAGTGACAAGGCTGAAGATATGCAGGTCAATGCGGCGATCGGATTGATGAAATACGATGAATTGACATCCGTAAACCTGTTATTAAAGTTGCTGGATAGCGGGGACGAGGATGTGCTAAGCCGGATCATTCTCGCTCTGGGGGAAGTTAAGTCTAAACCGGCGCGGGACAAAGTTATCCCGCTCTTGAGGAGTCTGACCACGCAACCTTCGGACTGGGTGAGAATATCCTCCGTCGCGTCGCTTGGGAACTTAAAGGATTATGAATCGATAGATATTATTGAATCGGCATTGAATGATCCGTCGCAGGAAGTTCGGGAAATTTCGGTTGGCGTTTTATCGAGGCTGAAAGGAAAACTAATGCTGGAAGATCTTAAGAAACTTATCAATGACGATACTTATTCGATGCGTTCGGTTGCGATATCCGGCCTGGGCAGTATTGAAGACGAAACCTTGCAGAATGAAGTGATCCTGCCTCTGCTGCTCGACAGGCTTAAAAATGATGGCGAGCTGATAGTGAGAGTACGTGCCGCATTTACGATTCTAGACATTTTGTCCGGCGGAAAATACACTAAACAAAACGATACGAAAACAGATTAA
- a CDS encoding response regulator transcription factor: protein MPNKPKTISKKTKAARDTKEYAKSKKPAHHVPTKILIIEDDQDTVSILNMFFSKEGYDIDIAGDGQEGFDKLKKSHHDLVLSDVMMPKIDGFKFCEMVRSEPLLKMTPIVLVTAKNDPGDKIVGLEKGADDYLTKPYNLVELRVRIASMLKLKKLRGELILKEKELERIKTLEQTLIAISHHINNATAPIAGRAQICDVHDPDGVKKLVDVCIDGCRKITNTIELLSQVIKAMKQPSNTVPVDYSSLTVNELLTKFEDQNGF, encoded by the coding sequence ATGCCAAATAAGCCAAAAACTATCTCAAAAAAAACAAAAGCGGCTCGTGATACCAAGGAATACGCTAAGTCTAAAAAGCCCGCTCACCATGTGCCTACAAAAATCCTGATCATCGAAGACGATCAGGATACCGTTTCTATCCTGAACATGTTCTTTTCCAAAGAAGGGTACGACATCGACATTGCAGGCGACGGTCAGGAAGGCTTCGACAAACTGAAAAAATCACATCACGACCTTGTTTTGAGCGATGTGATGATGCCGAAAATAGACGGGTTTAAATTTTGTGAAATGGTTCGCAGCGAGCCGTTACTCAAAATGACGCCGATTGTCCTTGTCACAGCCAAGAATGATCCGGGCGACAAAATTGTCGGCCTTGAAAAAGGCGCAGATGATTATCTTACAAAACCGTACAACCTTGTTGAATTACGCGTTCGTATAGCATCCATGCTTAAACTAAAGAAATTGCGCGGGGAACTGATTCTGAAAGAAAAGGAACTTGAACGTATCAAAACGCTTGAACAAACGCTGATTGCGATATCGCATCACATTAACAATGCTACGGCGCCTATTGCCGGCCGGGCGCAGATCTGCGACGTTCATGATCCGGATGGCGTCAAGAAACTCGTTGACGTATGCATCGATGGATGCCGCAAGATCACAAACACGATAGAACTTTTGTCACAGGTCATCAAAGCAATGAAGCAGCCCTCGAACACTGTTCCCGTTGATTATTCAAGTTTGACAGTCAATGAATTATTAACTAAATTCGAAGACCAGAACGGGTTTTAA
- the dnaB gene encoding replicative DNA helicase, protein MSVPEEKSNIIEFSGRIPPQALEVEEAILGSMLIDDNAVGKVIEIIDETCFYKEVHRIVFQAMLSLYGHSQPIDLITLTEELRKSNLLDRVGGSYFISGLSQKVPSASNIAHYAKIVLDKARLRKLIHVGGQIVTQAFQETEEVDNLIDSVEQQIFKIAEDKSRQGFIALNPVLHKAFEQIEHFHHQPGGVTGVTSGYKPLDQMTSGFQNSDLIIVAGRPSMGKTALVLSIARNVAVDANKPVGFFSLEMSSLQLVMRLLCAEAQVDAHKVRTGMLPSNDWSKLSTSVGRLSKAPIYLDDTPSLNILELRARARRLKVEKQIEILIVDYMQLVNANAKSNANRQEEVAIISRSLKALAKELDIPVLALSQLSRAVEQRGGDKKPMLSDLRDSGSIEQDADVVMFVHRQDYYDQDDFNRQADVVPADIIIGKQRNGPVGDVKLGFIKKFARFVEIDTTRSQEVPPPYSRDEQPF, encoded by the coding sequence ATGTCCGTACCCGAAGAAAAATCAAATATCATCGAATTTTCCGGCCGCATCCCCCCTCAGGCGCTCGAAGTGGAGGAAGCGATCTTAGGATCCATGCTGATCGATGACAATGCAGTGGGGAAAGTCATAGAAATAATCGATGAAACCTGTTTTTATAAAGAGGTGCACCGCATTGTTTTTCAAGCCATGCTGAGCCTTTATGGCCACTCACAACCTATCGATCTGATCACGTTGACGGAAGAATTACGTAAATCCAATCTACTTGATCGTGTCGGAGGAAGTTATTTTATTTCCGGTTTAAGTCAGAAAGTTCCCAGCGCCTCCAATATTGCCCATTATGCCAAGATCGTACTTGATAAAGCCCGTTTGCGTAAACTGATCCATGTCGGCGGACAAATCGTGACACAGGCTTTTCAGGAAACGGAAGAAGTGGATAACCTGATAGACTCGGTGGAACAGCAGATATTCAAGATCGCGGAGGACAAGAGCAGGCAAGGTTTTATCGCTTTAAATCCGGTACTGCATAAGGCATTTGAACAGATCGAACATTTTCATCATCAACCGGGCGGCGTCACCGGAGTTACTTCAGGCTATAAACCGTTGGATCAGATGACCAGCGGATTTCAAAACTCCGATTTGATTATCGTAGCCGGCCGGCCGAGCATGGGAAAAACAGCGCTTGTATTATCCATTGCCCGCAACGTTGCGGTCGACGCAAATAAACCTGTCGGTTTTTTTAGTTTGGAAATGTCCTCGTTGCAATTGGTCATGCGTCTGCTTTGCGCCGAAGCCCAGGTCGATGCGCATAAAGTTCGCACGGGCATGCTCCCCAGCAATGACTGGTCAAAATTATCCACCAGCGTGGGCCGCCTCTCCAAAGCGCCTATCTATCTGGATGACACGCCGAGTTTGAATATTCTCGAACTTCGCGCGCGTGCCCGCCGTCTGAAAGTCGAAAAACAAATTGAAATCCTGATCGTGGATTACATGCAGCTGGTCAATGCGAACGCCAAGAGCAACGCCAACCGCCAGGAGGAAGTTGCGATCATTTCACGTTCGCTCAAAGCCCTCGCTAAAGAATTGGATATCCCGGTTCTGGCGCTCAGTCAACTGTCGCGCGCGGTGGAGCAGCGTGGCGGCGATAAGAAACCCATGCTTTCAGACCTACGTGATTCCGGATCAATCGAACAGGATGCCGACGTCGTTATGTTCGTACACCGGCAGGATTATTACGATCAGGATGACTTCAATCGCCAGGCAGACGTAGTGCCGGCTGACATCATTATTGGTAAACAGCGTAACGGGCCTGTCGGCGATGTCAAATTAGGGTTTATAAAGAAATTTGCTCGCTTTGTCGAAATTGATACCACCCGCAGCCAGGAAGTGCCTCCGCCCTACTCGCGCGATGAACAGCCATTTTAA